One part of the Dyadobacter sp. 676 genome encodes these proteins:
- a CDS encoding nucleotidyltransferase domain-containing protein, which produces MCCGPILACDWICTADTMAPTEFIKLLDSQVKDKAVRREIDNLLVRKSGGEELARGPRIPLLHDFLTEKLALYKEYAKQLPAMTMPDTDALNTLFRDTLAEVWNIKI; this is translated from the coding sequence ATGTGCTGCGGCCCCATCCTCGCGTGCGACTGGATATGCACAGCGGACACGATGGCGCCTACGGAGTTTATCAAACTGCTCGACAGCCAGGTAAAGGACAAGGCCGTGCGACGCGAAATCGACAACCTGCTGGTCCGCAAATCCGGGGGCGAAGAACTCGCCAGGGGGCCACGCATTCCGCTGCTGCACGATTTCCTGACGGAGAAACTCGCGCTTTACAAAGAATATGCAAAGCAACTTCCCGCCATGACGATGCCCGACACGGATGCGTTAAATACACTGTTCAGGGACACTTTGGCGGAGGTCTGGAACATAAAGATCTGA